One stretch of Priestia megaterium DNA includes these proteins:
- a CDS encoding BglG family transcription antiterminator, with protein sequence MLNSRMIVILRELMSVQSTLSTVTSEYLATVNQVSSRTIRTDIKQLDDILSQYGAKIKSARGTGYELSVLDEKQFHHLLKELSANQLFDATSIPTVPDDRVQYLIKRLLLADEYLKLEDLADELYISKSTVQNDLRDVKKQLCKYDILLEKRPNYGLKAKGDEMKMRFCMSEYIFNRKDKEIDMVYNKISILPQESILTIKAHILNQIKRYNIMVSDIGLNNLIIHLAIACKRIQEENFISLYSEDLLEIMEHKEYEVAAEIVREIENAFNIRFPKSETAYIAIHLLGTKMLNNSNHEEKEVKQFIDTNIYELTAAILEAIEKELHLGISEDSELIFGMSLHLKPAINRYKYGMNLRNPMLEGIKSHYPLAFEAGIIAGKVLKNCLEIDMHETEIGYLALHIGGAIERRKIINQPKRCLIVCASGVGSAKLLSYKLQATFGLNLTILGTTQYYKLHQMSLHSLDFIVSTIPIPDHLPVPVVQVSTILGNSDFKKIDCLMKNKPQPSLEYTKKELVYLQQEFQTREEVLHFLGEKLTHLGLVPSQFIESVFEREAASPTSFGNLVAIPHPMVPQTDTTFWAICTLKKPIMWEGNLVQFICLLSVKANNQGDLQKMYSLLVRVVDDKQVVQRLVKCKDYEEFIEVFMKNIR encoded by the coding sequence ATGCTTAATTCAAGAATGATCGTCATATTAAGAGAACTAATGTCCGTACAGTCTACATTATCAACCGTTACGAGTGAATATTTAGCAACAGTAAATCAAGTATCTTCTCGAACTATTCGAACGGATATAAAACAGCTAGATGACATTTTGTCTCAGTACGGAGCTAAAATTAAATCAGCTCGAGGGACAGGATATGAACTTAGCGTTTTAGATGAAAAACAGTTCCATCACCTATTAAAAGAACTTTCGGCTAATCAATTATTTGATGCAACTTCTATTCCAACCGTTCCTGATGACCGCGTGCAGTATTTAATCAAAAGATTGCTGCTAGCAGACGAATATTTGAAGCTTGAAGATTTAGCAGACGAGTTGTATATTAGCAAGTCAACGGTTCAAAACGATTTAAGAGACGTTAAAAAACAGCTGTGTAAGTATGATATTCTTTTAGAAAAACGTCCTAACTATGGCTTGAAAGCTAAAGGGGACGAAATGAAAATGAGATTTTGTATGTCTGAGTACATATTCAACCGAAAAGATAAAGAAATAGATATGGTATACAATAAAATCTCTATCCTGCCCCAAGAATCAATCTTAACGATTAAAGCCCACATTTTAAATCAAATAAAACGATACAATATTATGGTTTCAGATATTGGATTAAACAATTTAATCATTCATTTAGCTATAGCTTGTAAGCGAATACAAGAAGAAAATTTTATCTCTTTGTATTCAGAAGATCTGCTCGAGATTATGGAGCACAAAGAATATGAAGTAGCAGCTGAAATTGTGCGAGAGATTGAAAATGCATTCAACATTCGTTTTCCGAAGTCAGAAACGGCATATATCGCCATTCATTTGTTAGGTACAAAAATGCTCAACAATAGCAATCATGAAGAAAAAGAAGTGAAGCAGTTTATTGACACAAATATTTATGAATTAACAGCAGCTATATTAGAAGCAATTGAAAAAGAGCTTCATTTAGGAATTAGTGAAGATTCAGAGCTGATCTTTGGCATGAGCTTGCATTTGAAACCGGCTATCAACCGCTATAAATATGGAATGAATCTGCGAAACCCGATGCTTGAAGGAATTAAGAGTCATTACCCTCTAGCTTTTGAAGCTGGGATTATAGCTGGGAAGGTTTTGAAAAATTGCCTTGAAATCGACATGCATGAAACGGAAATTGGCTATTTAGCTTTACATATTGGAGGGGCCATTGAACGTCGGAAAATTATCAATCAGCCTAAGCGCTGTTTGATTGTATGCGCATCGGGAGTAGGGAGTGCCAAGCTATTATCGTATAAGCTGCAGGCTACTTTTGGATTAAATCTGACTATTTTAGGAACAACGCAGTATTATAAGCTTCACCAAATGTCGCTGCACTCTTTAGATTTTATTGTTAGTACCATTCCAATTCCAGATCATCTTCCTGTTCCTGTAGTACAAGTAAGTACTATTCTAGGAAACAGTGATTTTAAAAAAATTGATTGTTTAATGAAGAACAAACCGCAGCCTTCATTAGAATACACAAAAAAAGAATTGGTATATTTACAGCAAGAATTTCAAACGAGAGAAGAAGTGCTTCATTTTTTAGGAGAGAAATTAACTCATCTAGGACTAGTTCCTTCTCAATTTATAGAATCTGTTTTTGAAAGAGAAGCTGCATCACCAACAAGTTTTGGCAATCTCGTTGCGATTCCTCATCCTATGGTTCCTCAAACGGATACGACGTTTTGGGCCATTTGTACGTTAAAAAAACCGATTATGTGGGAAGGAAACCTCGTACAATTTATTTGCCTTTTAAGTGTAAAAGCGAATAATCAAGGCGATTTGCAGAAGATGTACAGTTTGTTAGTCCGCGTTGTGGATGATAAGCAGGTCGTGCAGCGCTTAGTAAAGTGCAAGGATTATGAGGAATTTATAGAGGTGTTTATGAAAAATATTAGATAA
- the lrgA gene encoding antiholin-like murein hydrolase modulator LrgA has product MSAKKVYGFLTQAFIFSVIMLISDFIAEHLPFPMPASVIGLVLLFLALCLKIIKLEQVESLGTALTSLIGFLFVPAGISVMNSLGVMQQYGIQICLVIIVATIILLGVTGLFSQLILGMTKDNKVKEERKDVDMSEKTKKQGIA; this is encoded by the coding sequence ATGAGTGCTAAAAAAGTGTATGGCTTTTTAACACAAGCATTTATTTTTTCCGTAATTATGTTGATTTCAGATTTTATTGCAGAGCATTTGCCTTTTCCAATGCCAGCTTCAGTCATTGGACTCGTGCTGTTATTTCTTGCGCTGTGCTTGAAAATTATTAAACTAGAGCAAGTTGAATCACTGGGAACGGCTTTAACTTCTTTGATCGGATTTTTATTTGTACCAGCAGGTATTTCTGTCATGAATTCATTAGGTGTTATGCAGCAGTATGGCATTCAAATTTGTTTAGTTATCATCGTAGCAACGATTATTTTGTTAGGCGTTACAGGCTTATTTTCACAGCTTATACTTGGCATGACAAAAGATAATAAAGTAAAAGAAGAAAGAAAAGATGTAGATATGAGTGAAAAAACGAAAAAACAAGGTATTGCTTAA
- the lrgB gene encoding antiholin-like protein LrgB encodes MNPYFGIVVSLAAYGIGTYLFKKSKGFFLFTPLFVAMVLGIAFLKIGHFSYEEYSSGGKIISFFLEPATIAFAIPLYKQADKLKKYWWQILSSIAVGSVCSVAIIFAIAKGIHMDEVVMKSMLPQAATTAIALPLSQDIGGIPAITSFAVIFNAVIVYALGALFLKVFKVKNPISKGLALGTSGHALGVAVGIEMGEVEAAMASIAVVIVGVVTVAVIPLFVQLVM; translated from the coding sequence ATGAATCCGTATTTTGGAATCGTGGTTTCTTTAGCTGCGTACGGCATTGGAACGTATTTATTTAAAAAGTCAAAAGGTTTTTTCTTATTTACTCCTTTATTTGTGGCAATGGTACTCGGAATTGCTTTTTTGAAAATTGGTCACTTTTCTTATGAGGAATATAGCAGCGGTGGGAAGATTATCAGCTTCTTTTTAGAACCGGCAACAATTGCTTTTGCCATCCCTTTATATAAGCAAGCTGATAAATTAAAAAAGTACTGGTGGCAAATTCTTTCTTCTATTGCGGTAGGGTCAGTTTGTTCGGTAGCGATTATTTTTGCGATTGCTAAAGGTATTCATATGGATGAAGTCGTGATGAAATCAATGCTTCCACAAGCAGCTACAACAGCGATTGCGCTGCCATTGTCTCAAGATATTGGAGGGATTCCTGCTATTACTTCCTTTGCTGTTATTTTTAATGCAGTCATCGTATATGCGCTGGGCGCTTTATTTTTAAAAGTATTCAAGGTGAAAAACCCAATTTCAAAAGGATTAGCTCTTGGAACTTCTGGACATGCGCTAGGGGTAGCCGTAGGGATTGAAATGGGAGAAGTAGAGGCAGCCATGGCAAGTATTGCCGTTGTTATTGTAGGCGTCGTCACAGTTGCCGTTATTCCACTTTTTGTTCAGCTAGTCATGTAA
- a CDS encoding LytR/AlgR family response regulator transcription factor, with amino-acid sequence MLRVLIVDDEMLARDELKYLLHRTKEVDFIEEAESIEEALDKMMDEKPDLLFLDIQLSDDSGFDIAKRLKKMKNPPAIIFATAYDQYALQAFEVDAIDYILKPFDEERVVQAIHKYKKMRVPHHAVKEEDSIGESSSQTGKLAISVDDSIVLVNIKDILFVGLIEGEVTIQTITESYHAADTLAMLEKKLPSQSFIRVHRGYIVNVHHISEVQPWFNSTYNLVMKNDERVPVSRTYAKELKKRLGI; translated from the coding sequence ATGCTGCGAGTATTAATAGTAGATGATGAAATGTTAGCGCGAGATGAATTAAAATATTTATTGCATCGAACAAAAGAAGTAGACTTCATTGAAGAGGCTGAAAGTATCGAAGAGGCGTTGGATAAAATGATGGATGAAAAGCCGGATTTATTATTCTTAGATATACAATTGTCAGATGACAGCGGTTTTGATATTGCTAAAAGGCTTAAAAAAATGAAAAATCCGCCAGCTATTATATTTGCAACCGCGTACGACCAGTACGCTTTACAAGCCTTTGAAGTAGATGCAATTGATTACATTTTGAAGCCTTTTGATGAAGAAAGAGTGGTGCAGGCCATTCATAAATATAAAAAAATGCGTGTTCCTCATCACGCTGTGAAAGAAGAAGACTCGATAGGAGAGTCTTCTTCTCAAACTGGAAAGTTAGCGATTTCTGTAGACGATTCGATTGTGTTAGTGAATATAAAGGACATCTTGTTTGTAGGATTAATAGAAGGAGAAGTCACCATTCAGACCATAACAGAATCCTACCATGCTGCTGATACGCTGGCTATGCTAGAAAAAAAGCTCCCTTCTCAGTCGTTTATTCGTGTGCACCGGGGGTATATCGTCAACGTACATCATATTTCCGAAGTACAGCCTTGGTTTAATTCTACGTATAATTTAGTAATGAAAAACGATGAGCGAGTTCCTGTCAGCCGTACATATGCTAAAGAATTGAAGAAACGTTTAGGAATTTAA
- a CDS encoding 6-phospho-beta-glucosidase has product MTKGIKIVTIGGGSSYTPELIEGFIKRYYELPVRELWLVDVEEGKEKLEIVGNLAKRMVKKSGLPIEVHLTLDRREALKDADFVTTQFRVGLLDARAKDERIPLKYGVLGQETNGPGGLFKGLRTIPVILDICRDIEELCPEAWLINFTNPAGMVTEAVLRYSNIKKIVGLCNVPIGMEMGIAKLLDVDHSRIRIDFAGLNHMVYGLDVYVDGVSVKDQVIDLLSDPTNSSFVKNVAGLGWEPEFTKALNALTCPYHMYYYKTREMIEKELVNYEKGETRAEVVKQLEKELFELYKDPNLDIKPPQLEQRGGAYYSDAAVRLITSIYTDKGDIQPVNTINNGAIASIPADSAVEVSCIITKDGPKPISVGDLPVPVRGLVQTIKSFERIAAEAAVTGDYDKAILALTINPLVASDKLAKQIVDEMLEAHKDYLPQFFKTVQA; this is encoded by the coding sequence ATGACAAAAGGTATTAAGATTGTAACGATTGGCGGAGGTTCAAGCTATACGCCTGAACTAATAGAAGGGTTTATTAAACGATATTATGAACTTCCAGTTCGAGAACTGTGGCTAGTAGACGTGGAAGAAGGAAAAGAAAAATTGGAGATTGTTGGGAATTTAGCGAAGCGAATGGTGAAAAAATCAGGTTTGCCAATTGAGGTTCATTTAACGTTAGATCGAAGAGAAGCACTAAAAGATGCGGATTTCGTAACGACTCAATTTCGCGTTGGTTTGTTAGATGCACGAGCGAAAGATGAAAGAATCCCGCTTAAATACGGGGTGCTTGGTCAAGAAACAAATGGACCGGGCGGACTATTTAAAGGACTTCGCACGATCCCCGTTATTTTAGATATCTGCCGTGACATTGAAGAGTTATGTCCAGAAGCTTGGCTGATTAACTTCACAAATCCTGCAGGCATGGTAACAGAAGCTGTGCTCCGCTATAGTAACATTAAAAAGATTGTAGGGCTTTGTAATGTACCAATCGGAATGGAAATGGGGATTGCTAAGCTGCTTGATGTAGATCACTCTCGCATTCGAATTGATTTTGCTGGTTTAAATCACATGGTCTACGGATTAGATGTATATGTAGATGGTGTAAGTGTCAAAGATCAAGTTATTGATTTATTGAGTGATCCAACTAACAGCAGCTTTGTGAAAAATGTAGCGGGACTTGGATGGGAACCAGAATTTACAAAAGCGCTAAATGCGTTAACTTGTCCATATCACATGTACTATTATAAAACGCGTGAAATGATAGAAAAAGAGCTTGTTAATTATGAAAAAGGTGAAACGAGAGCAGAAGTCGTAAAACAGTTGGAAAAAGAGCTGTTCGAACTGTATAAAGATCCTAATCTAGACATTAAACCGCCTCAATTAGAACAGCGTGGCGGAGCCTATTATAGTGATGCAGCCGTTCGATTAATTACATCCATTTATACGGATAAAGGCGATATTCAGCCTGTAAATACTATCAATAATGGTGCCATAGCAAGCATTCCTGCTGATTCCGCCGTAGAAGTAAGCTGTATTATTACAAAAGATGGTCCAAAGCCAATTTCAGTGGGTGACCTTCCCGTACCTGTCCGCGGTCTTGTTCAAACAATTAAGTCTTTTGAGCGGATTGCAGCTGAAGCAGCAGTGACAGGAGATTATGACAAAGCTATTTTAGCATTAACCATTAATCCTCTTGTGGCTTCTGATAAACTAGCTAAGCAAATTGTTGATGAGATGCTAGAAGCTCATAAAGATTACTTGCCTCAATTTTTTAAAACTGTTCAAGCCTGA
- a CDS encoding PTS sugar transporter subunit IIB produces MNILLCCAAGMSTSLLVTKMEKSAQEQSTEYKIWAVPGDSVRNHIDQADVLLLGPQVRYLLPQFKKLGEEKGVPVDVINPVHYGTCNGEQVLKFAVQLVSK; encoded by the coding sequence ATGAATATTCTATTATGTTGTGCAGCTGGAATGTCTACAAGTTTACTAGTAACAAAAATGGAAAAAAGCGCTCAGGAGCAAAGCACGGAGTATAAAATTTGGGCGGTTCCTGGTGACTCTGTTCGCAACCATATTGATCAAGCAGATGTACTTTTATTAGGACCTCAAGTGCGCTACTTATTGCCGCAGTTTAAGAAGCTAGGTGAAGAAAAAGGAGTGCCAGTTGACGTTATAAATCCTGTTCACTACGGAACGTGTAATGGAGAACAAGTGTTAAAATTTGCGGTTCAACTAGTTTCAAAATAG
- the celB gene encoding PTS cellobiose transporter subunit IIC yields MSKFNSMLESKVMPIAGKMAGQRHLQALRDGIVLTMPLIIIGSVFLILSNLPIPGYNDFMAGIFGKEWATKMAYPVGATFDIMALLACFGIAYRLAEKYGVDALSAGAISLAAFLLATPYKVSFLPSGAKEAILVDGGIPTALMGSKGLFVAMIVAILSTEIYRWFIQKDIVIKMPDGVPPAVGKSFAALIPGFTVIAFIWILRLLVEQTHFGSLHNIVGELLGKPLGVLGGSLGGTLVAELVIMLMWSCGLHGANIVGGIMAPIWYGAMDENRIAFANHEALPNIFTQQFFDIWINIGGSGATLALVVAMILKARSQQMKQLGKLGIGPALFNINEPIIFGLPMVMNPMMLIPFIITPLVTVVATYIAMSTGLVAKPAGIAVPWTMPPIISGYLATGGKLSGAVMQAINIGISVCIYYPFFRMWDKQKFAEENGTQPTVEEVPSDTQKDIV; encoded by the coding sequence ATGAGCAAATTTAATAGTATGCTTGAAAGCAAAGTAATGCCTATCGCGGGAAAAATGGCGGGTCAACGCCATTTACAAGCACTTCGAGACGGTATTGTTCTGACAATGCCGCTCATTATTATCGGTTCAGTATTTTTAATACTGTCGAATTTACCGATACCAGGTTACAACGACTTTATGGCAGGGATTTTCGGAAAAGAATGGGCAACAAAAATGGCCTATCCAGTTGGAGCTACATTCGATATTATGGCGCTGCTTGCTTGTTTCGGAATAGCCTATCGGTTAGCTGAAAAATACGGAGTAGATGCTTTGTCCGCAGGGGCTATTTCACTTGCTGCTTTTTTACTTGCTACTCCGTATAAAGTGTCCTTTCTCCCAAGTGGAGCCAAAGAAGCTATTTTAGTAGACGGCGGAATTCCAACCGCTTTAATGGGAAGTAAAGGACTCTTTGTAGCAATGATTGTCGCGATTCTCTCTACGGAAATTTACAGATGGTTTATTCAAAAAGACATTGTCATTAAGATGCCTGATGGAGTTCCTCCCGCTGTTGGAAAATCGTTTGCTGCTCTTATTCCTGGCTTTACGGTAATAGCATTTATTTGGATTTTACGTTTGTTAGTAGAACAAACGCATTTTGGAAGTCTGCATAATATCGTTGGAGAATTGCTCGGAAAGCCTTTAGGTGTGTTAGGCGGCAGTTTAGGCGGTACGCTAGTTGCCGAGCTTGTTATTATGCTCATGTGGTCTTGTGGACTTCATGGAGCGAATATTGTCGGTGGAATTATGGCTCCCATTTGGTATGGAGCTATGGATGAAAACCGAATTGCATTTGCTAATCATGAAGCATTACCAAATATTTTTACACAGCAGTTCTTTGATATTTGGATCAATATCGGAGGCAGCGGAGCAACGTTAGCTCTAGTTGTAGCTATGATTTTAAAAGCACGCAGTCAACAAATGAAGCAGCTTGGTAAGTTAGGGATAGGGCCAGCTCTTTTTAATATCAATGAGCCGATCATCTTTGGACTTCCGATGGTGATGAATCCAATGATGCTTATTCCGTTTATTATTACCCCTCTTGTGACGGTAGTAGCAACCTATATTGCAATGTCGACAGGACTGGTAGCAAAACCAGCAGGTATTGCGGTTCCTTGGACAATGCCTCCGATTATTTCTGGTTATTTGGCAACAGGAGGGAAATTATCGGGTGCAGTTATGCAAGCTATTAACATCGGAATTTCTGTTTGTATTTATTATCCTTTCTTTAGAATGTGGGATAAACAAAAATTTGCCGAAGAAAATGGGACACAGCCTACAGTTGAAGAGGTACCAAGTGATACACAGAAAGATATTGTGTGA
- a CDS encoding PTS lactose/cellobiose transporter subunit IIA — protein sequence MESVQEYIFKLILHGGNGRSSAMEAIAAAKSGNFSEAREKLTQAAEELNAAHHIQTSLIQGEIRGESTEISLLMIHAQDHLMNAMTVKEMATEFVDLYEAIKISGGITL from the coding sequence ATGGAAAGCGTTCAAGAATATATTTTTAAATTAATCTTACACGGTGGAAACGGGAGAAGTTCAGCAATGGAAGCGATAGCAGCTGCCAAAAGCGGAAATTTTTCAGAAGCACGTGAAAAGCTTACACAAGCTGCGGAAGAATTAAATGCTGCTCATCATATCCAAACGTCGTTAATTCAAGGTGAAATTAGAGGGGAAAGCACAGAAATTTCTCTGCTCATGATTCATGCTCAAGATCATTTAATGAATGCGATGACAGTAAAAGAAATGGCTACTGAATTTGTAGATTTATATGAGGCAATCAAAATTTCCGGGGGGATTACATTATGA
- a CDS encoding sensor histidine kinase has translation MIHLLIMMVERVGVIVILGFLLAHTKVFRQFLRKQQGYKGKAVLIFIFSLFSIISNYTGIEIQGTIIRNEDLLLKVDPSSSIANTRIMGVEMGGLLGGPFVGLGVGLLAGVHRFMLGGSTAFSCAVSSVLAGVLTGYIGYAYRKQHRTITPRFAALVGIAMETLQMLIILLFAKPFDSAWTLVSIIAIPMIIVNGTGSYIFLSIIQSILRQEEQMRALQTHKVLLIADQTLPHFRQGLTSESCENVANIIHRFTGTDAVSLTDTHKILAHVGEGIDHHVPSHSLITGLSHEVLKTGKIMKAKSREQIDCQHKDCPLHAAIVMPLTSHGTTIGTLKMYFKDASGLSRVEEELAEGLAKLFSTQLELGEAELRSKLLKDAEIKALQAQVNPHFLFNAINTISALCRQDVEKARKLLLQLSIYFRSNLQGARQLLIPLSKELDHVHAYLSLEQARFPNKYEIDMYIEEGLDDVLLPPFILQVLVENAIRHAFPRKQKHCRVEVYIETKDKYVYVKVKDNGQGIDTKRLQMLGNQPVFSEKGTGTALYNIKQRLHGLFGKETTLEFDVTEGTAVSFVIPIELKSEDM, from the coding sequence ATGATTCATTTATTAATTATGATGGTAGAACGAGTCGGAGTTATTGTCATCTTAGGTTTTTTGCTGGCACATACAAAAGTTTTTCGGCAATTTCTCCGCAAACAGCAAGGTTATAAAGGAAAAGCTGTACTTATTTTTATTTTTTCTCTTTTTAGCATTATTAGTAACTACACGGGAATTGAAATTCAAGGAACAATTATTCGAAATGAAGATTTATTATTAAAAGTAGATCCATCAAGCTCGATTGCAAATACGCGAATTATGGGTGTGGAAATGGGCGGTCTGCTTGGCGGTCCTTTTGTTGGTTTAGGAGTAGGACTACTTGCTGGCGTTCATCGCTTTATGTTAGGAGGGAGTACGGCGTTTAGCTGTGCAGTTTCGTCCGTTTTAGCAGGGGTGTTAACTGGATATATCGGCTATGCCTACCGGAAACAACATCGAACGATTACACCGCGCTTTGCTGCACTTGTAGGCATAGCGATGGAAACGCTTCAGATGCTGATTATTTTGTTATTTGCTAAACCGTTTGATTCGGCATGGACGCTAGTGAGTATTATTGCTATTCCAATGATTATTGTAAATGGCACGGGAAGCTATATTTTCTTATCTATTATTCAGTCCATTTTACGGCAAGAAGAACAAATGAGAGCGCTTCAGACACACAAAGTATTATTAATCGCGGATCAAACTCTTCCACATTTTCGTCAGGGGCTCACTAGTGAATCATGTGAAAATGTTGCAAATATTATTCATCGCTTCACGGGTACGGATGCTGTTTCACTAACTGATACGCACAAAATTTTAGCTCATGTAGGGGAAGGAATTGATCACCACGTTCCTTCGCATAGTTTAATTACCGGGCTGTCTCACGAAGTGCTGAAGACAGGAAAAATTATGAAAGCAAAATCGAGAGAACAAATTGATTGTCAGCATAAAGACTGCCCGCTTCATGCCGCTATTGTGATGCCGCTTACTTCTCATGGTACTACCATTGGAACGCTAAAAATGTACTTTAAAGATGCAAGCGGGTTAAGCCGGGTGGAGGAAGAGCTGGCAGAAGGATTGGCTAAACTTTTTTCAACTCAGCTAGAGCTCGGGGAAGCAGAGCTTCGAAGTAAATTGCTAAAAGATGCGGAGATTAAAGCTTTACAGGCACAGGTGAATCCTCACTTTTTATTTAATGCCATTAATACGATATCGGCGCTGTGCAGACAGGACGTAGAAAAAGCCAGAAAGCTGCTTTTGCAGCTAAGCATTTATTTTCGTTCCAATTTGCAAGGTGCAAGGCAGCTGTTGATTCCGTTATCAAAAGAGCTTGATCATGTTCACGCGTACTTATCGCTTGAACAAGCCAGGTTCCCTAATAAATACGAAATTGACATGTATATTGAAGAAGGACTAGATGATGTCTTGCTTCCGCCGTTTATTCTTCAAGTGCTTGTGGAAAATGCCATTCGGCACGCGTTTCCGCGTAAACAAAAGCACTGTCGCGTAGAAGTTTATATTGAGACAAAAGATAAATATGTATACGTAAAGGTAAAAGACAATGGACAAGGTATAGACACAAAACGATTGCAAATGCTTGGCAATCAGCCCGTTTTTTCAGAAAAAGGAACGGGGACGGCTCTTTATAATATTAAACAACGTTTGCATGGATTGTTTGGAAAAGAAACAACACTGGAGTTTGACGTAACAGAAGGAACAGCGGTTTCGTTTGTTATACCAATTGAATTAAAAAGCGAGGATATGTAA